CGCGCACCAGGTCGCCATGGCCGCGCGGGGCGATTCGGCCCAGCGCCGCGCGCGTGGCGTCGCGGATCAGCGGTTCTTGCTCGGCAATCCGCTTGGGTGTAAACGCCTTTTGGAACAGCGCCTTGACCCGGTCGTGGCGCGGCGGGTCCATCGAGATCATCTGTTGCCGCTGTACTTCCACAGGAATGCCGATATCGTCCAACATCAGCACGCCGCCGCGCTCGGAGGAAAACGTCTGCCAGTCCAGGCTGATCGCCTTGATGTCGGCGGCCCGGGTGATCGACCAGAAGCCGGCTTCGTTGGGTCGGTTCGCCAGGGCGCTCCAATGAACGGGCGTTTCCTGACGCAAGCGGGCAAACACGGCATAAGGAGGCCCGCCGGCCCAAAGCGACAAGTCGGCGAGATCGATCTCGGCCAGGGCAACGTCTTCGACAGTGCTCATCGGGGTTTTTCCGTCGAACAAAGGACTAAACAAGGTACGGATCAGCAGCCCGGCTACGCCCACTTATACCAGCAGACTAGACACTATGTCCAATTAGCCCTAAGGAGTTGCGACTGTGAACGCCGGAAGTTCTATGCAGAAATGGGTTTGCGAGGCCTGTGGATTCGTCTATGACCCCGCCGAAGGGGACGTCGACGGGGGGATCGCCCCGGGGACCCCGTTCGAAGCGATTCCCGACGATTGGGTCTGCCCGATCTGCGGTGCCAAGAAGAGCGACTTTACGCCGCTCGAGGCCTAGAGCCGGGCGCCGGTGCGCAGCAGTGCCGGCCGGCGGGTAGCAGCGTGCCTCTGCCGGTTAAAGCCGGTAGTAGACGTCCATGACCTGTTTGAGCATGTCGTGG
The Pirellulales bacterium genome window above contains:
- a CDS encoding rubredoxin, which translates into the protein MQKWVCEACGFVYDPAEGDVDGGIAPGTPFEAIPDDWVCPICGAKKSDFTPLEA